One Aegilops tauschii subsp. strangulata cultivar AL8/78 chromosome 7, Aet v6.0, whole genome shotgun sequence genomic window carries:
- the LOC123494691 gene encoding uncharacterized protein → MMIGDGGKQHTISDGHVLPQLASEKVVVASTSPSAVNIKEEFEADIMQNINRSSNSPISVHRVMFGPEGWADLPHGLLHSIIVLFGSTRDLLAFIATCPSWYAAFMSIKSTLGELFPPVIFRNCADQTSSAGSNIGNTWELIDPVYPSTPLCRLTPPSILDKMAVVKCSYGHAIFCYDRSLVIMDVLIGTTVAAPPFPLSQLCHITFISPEASPDSYLFVSSPHCLYAWRVGNPSWLHCDFLNAHLIKEMVSFKGRVIMRMRQKLYTVHLAPQSHVEVLRVDCRDYMDLYVVSGNLVACEDTLLLLGRNREAFSIDFSTEPAKYVSVEEGGLKKWAFFFGKKRTGQPRLLVNPERMGLRGGLVYQLDENARVFSYPVDGNQNEELEPEPCFATINAYLARSPTSFATWV, encoded by the exons ATGATGATTGGCGATGGAGGAAAGCAGCATACTATCTCCGATGGCCACGTCTTACCACAACTGGCATCGGAGAAGGTAGTTGTTGCCTCCACTTCGCCCTCCGCTGTCAACATCAAAGAAG AATTTGAAGCTGATATCATGCAAAACATCAACCGGAGCTCCAACAGCCCCATCTCCGTGCACCGTGTCATGTTTGGACCCGAAGGCTGGGCAGACCTACCACATGGATTATTGCACTCCATCATTGTCCTGTTTGGTTCAACTCGTGACCTTCTTGCATTCATCGCCACCTGTCCTAGCTGGTATGCCGCATTCATGTCAATCAAATCTACCTTAGGCGAGCTCTTCCCACCTGTTATTTTCCGGAACTGTGCCGACCAGACAAGCTCAGCTGGCTCTAACATTGGAAACACATGGGAGCTCATTGATCCTGTATATCCAAGTACTCCGTTGTGTCGCTTGACCCCTCCAAGTATTTTGGACAAAATGGCAGTCGTCAAATGCTCTTATGGTCATGCAATTTTCTGCTACGACAGATCCCTTGTCATTATGGACGTGCTCATTGGCACTACGGTTGCAGCTCCACCTTTCCCACTGAGTCAACTATGCCACATAACCTTCATATCTCCAGAGGCATCACCAGATTCATATCTATTTGTCAGCAGCCCGCACTGCCTGTACGCTTGGCGAGTTGGGAACCCCTCTTGGTTGCACTGTGATTTTCTAAATGCACATTTGATCAAGGAGATGGTGTCCTTCAAAGGCCGGGTCATTATGAGGATGCGTCAAAAACTATACACCGTGCATTTGGCACCTCAGTCTCATGTTGAGGTACTAAGAGTTGATTGCAGAGATTATATGGACCTGTACGTGGTTTCTGGAAATTTAGTGGCTtgtgaagacacacttctcctaCTTGGTCGTAACAGGGAAGCCTTCTCCATTGACTTCTCGACTGAACCTGCAAAGTATGTGAGCGTGGAAGAGGGAGGCTTGAAGAAGTGGGCGTTCTTCTTTGGCAAGAAACGTACTGGACAGCCACGACTCTTAGTGAACCCAGAGAGAATGGGTTTAAGGGGTGGCCTTGTCTATCAGCTGGATGAAAACGCTCGAGTATTTTCATACCCAGTAGATGGCAACCAAAATGAGGAGTTGGAGCCAGAACCTTGTTTTGCGACGATCAATGCTTATCTTGCTCGCAGTCCAACATCCTTTGCAACTTGGGTATGA